From a region of the Gossypium raimondii isolate GPD5lz chromosome 10, ASM2569854v1, whole genome shotgun sequence genome:
- the LOC105778113 gene encoding AT-hook motif nuclear-localized protein 15 isoform X1, which produces MAWWAGNVAMRGGIGSIPSSTPSLHLRNPSEDHQMAVFRANIRPSNEDHHHQQEDNNEDSRDNVEPDDQTQGVETIEPGSSSGSRRPRGRPPGSKNKPKPPVVITKESPNSLRSHVLEIASGSDIAECIANFAQRRHCGVSVLSGSGVVINVTLRQPAAPSGVITLHGRFEILSLSGVFLPTPSPPGATGITVYLAGGQGQVVGGSVVGVLEASGPVMVIAATFTNAVYEKLPIEEETSGEGGGGGGGSEQNNNNSSNDGGDGNSGSQSQDQHHQGGSMPMYNLPPNLMHNGQMPHDLFWGPPPRPPPSY; this is translated from the coding sequence ATGGCTTGGTGGGCTGGTAATGTAGCAATGAGAGGTGGTATTGGTTCAATACCTTCTTCAACCCCATCTCTTCATCTTAGAAACCCATCTGAAGATCATCAAATGGCTGTTTTTAGAGCTAATATTCGTCCTTCAAATGaagatcatcatcatcaacaagaAGATAACAATGAAGATAGTAGAGATAATGTTGAACCAGATGACCAAACCCAAGGTGTTGAAACCATTGAACCTGGTTCAAGTTCAGGTTCTCGTCGTCCTAGGGGTAGACCACCTGGTTCAAAAAACAAGCCTAAACCACCTGTTGTTATTACAAAAGAAAGCCCTAATTCACTTCGCAGCCATGTCCTTGAAATCGCTAGCGGCAGTGATATTGCTGAGTGTATTGCTAATTTTGCTCAGCGCCGCCACTGTGGTGTTTCGGTTTTAAGCGGCAGTGGTGTTGTCATCAATGTTACCCTCCGCCAACCAGCTGCTCCTAGTGGTGTGATTACTTTACATGGAAGATTCGAGATTTTGTCTTTATCCGGTGTGTTTTTGCCTACACCGTCACCACCGGGTGCGACGGGGATCACGGTGTATTTAGCCGGTGGGCAAGGGCAAGTGGTCGGAGGGAGTGTCGTCGGGGTTTTGGAAGCGTCGGGGCCGGTGATGGTCATCGCGGCGACATTCACCAATGCGGTTTACGAGAAGTTGCCTATCGAGGAAGAAACTAGCGGAGAAGGCGGTGGTGGCGGTGGTGGCAGCGAGCAGAATAACAACAATAGTAGTAATGACGGTGGTGATGGGAATTCAGGGTCTCAATCTCAAGATCAACACCACCAAGGGGGTTCAATGCCTATGTATAATTTGCCTCCAAATTTGATGCATAATGGACAAATGCCACACGATCTGTTTTGGGGACCTCCACCGCGGCCGCCCCCGTCTTATTAA
- the LOC105778113 gene encoding AT-hook motif nuclear-localized protein 15 isoform X2, giving the protein MRGGIGSIPSSTPSLHLRNPSEDHQMAVFRANIRPSNEDHHHQQEDNNEDSRDNVEPDDQTQGVETIEPGSSSGSRRPRGRPPGSKNKPKPPVVITKESPNSLRSHVLEIASGSDIAECIANFAQRRHCGVSVLSGSGVVINVTLRQPAAPSGVITLHGRFEILSLSGVFLPTPSPPGATGITVYLAGGQGQVVGGSVVGVLEASGPVMVIAATFTNAVYEKLPIEEETSGEGGGGGGGSEQNNNNSSNDGGDGNSGSQSQDQHHQGGSMPMYNLPPNLMHNGQMPHDLFWGPPPRPPPSY; this is encoded by the coding sequence ATGAGAGGTGGTATTGGTTCAATACCTTCTTCAACCCCATCTCTTCATCTTAGAAACCCATCTGAAGATCATCAAATGGCTGTTTTTAGAGCTAATATTCGTCCTTCAAATGaagatcatcatcatcaacaagaAGATAACAATGAAGATAGTAGAGATAATGTTGAACCAGATGACCAAACCCAAGGTGTTGAAACCATTGAACCTGGTTCAAGTTCAGGTTCTCGTCGTCCTAGGGGTAGACCACCTGGTTCAAAAAACAAGCCTAAACCACCTGTTGTTATTACAAAAGAAAGCCCTAATTCACTTCGCAGCCATGTCCTTGAAATCGCTAGCGGCAGTGATATTGCTGAGTGTATTGCTAATTTTGCTCAGCGCCGCCACTGTGGTGTTTCGGTTTTAAGCGGCAGTGGTGTTGTCATCAATGTTACCCTCCGCCAACCAGCTGCTCCTAGTGGTGTGATTACTTTACATGGAAGATTCGAGATTTTGTCTTTATCCGGTGTGTTTTTGCCTACACCGTCACCACCGGGTGCGACGGGGATCACGGTGTATTTAGCCGGTGGGCAAGGGCAAGTGGTCGGAGGGAGTGTCGTCGGGGTTTTGGAAGCGTCGGGGCCGGTGATGGTCATCGCGGCGACATTCACCAATGCGGTTTACGAGAAGTTGCCTATCGAGGAAGAAACTAGCGGAGAAGGCGGTGGTGGCGGTGGTGGCAGCGAGCAGAATAACAACAATAGTAGTAATGACGGTGGTGATGGGAATTCAGGGTCTCAATCTCAAGATCAACACCACCAAGGGGGTTCAATGCCTATGTATAATTTGCCTCCAAATTTGATGCATAATGGACAAATGCCACACGATCTGTTTTGGGGACCTCCACCGCGGCCGCCCCCGTCTTATTAA